A window from Streptomyces subrutilus encodes these proteins:
- a CDS encoding class I SAM-dependent methyltransferase: MPGGPGEGFSGGARVWLEGLGGLRNAVRQELVGRQVDEQIAHRFPVGQRLRVLDVGMGQGTQALRLARAGHKVTGLEQDAGMLAVAREALEAEPPGIRDRVRLMEGDGRETGAHFLPGSFDVVLCHGVLMYVPEPDAMLAGLARMLAPGGLLSLLVRNGDALAMRPGLDGDWDGAVAAFDGVAYTNRLGLEVRADRLAGLTATLSGIGAPLQAWYGVRVFTDGTEAGEHLPPDEELERLLAAEDRAGRTDPYRGVAALLHLCGVRG; encoded by the coding sequence GTGCCCGGGGGGCCGGGAGAAGGTTTCTCGGGTGGTGCCCGGGTCTGGCTCGAAGGTCTGGGCGGACTGCGCAACGCCGTCCGCCAGGAGCTCGTCGGCCGGCAGGTGGACGAGCAGATCGCGCACCGCTTCCCGGTCGGACAGCGGCTGCGCGTCCTCGACGTGGGCATGGGGCAGGGCACGCAGGCGCTGCGCCTGGCCCGCGCCGGGCACAAGGTGACGGGTCTGGAGCAGGACGCCGGCATGCTCGCCGTCGCCCGCGAGGCCCTGGAGGCCGAGCCCCCGGGGATCCGCGACCGGGTCCGCCTCATGGAGGGCGACGGCCGCGAGACCGGAGCGCACTTCCTCCCGGGCAGTTTCGACGTGGTGCTGTGCCACGGGGTGCTGATGTACGTGCCCGAGCCCGACGCCATGCTCGCCGGGCTGGCCCGGATGCTGGCCCCCGGCGGGCTGCTGTCCCTGCTGGTGCGCAACGGCGACGCGCTGGCCATGCGGCCGGGGCTGGACGGCGACTGGGACGGGGCGGTGGCCGCCTTCGACGGGGTCGCCTACACGAACCGGCTGGGCCTGGAGGTCCGCGCCGACCGGCTGGCCGGCCTGACGGCCACGCTCTCCGGGATCGGTGCCCCGCTGCAGGCCTGGTACGGGGTGCGCGTCTTCACCGACGGCACCGAGGCCGGCGAGCACCTCCCGCCCGACGAGGAGCTGGAGCGGCTGCTGGCCGCCGAGGACCGCGCCGG
- a CDS encoding DUF3043 domain-containing protein: protein MGFVFGSRSSKEEKAAATDKVSADLSQPRDPQAPKGRPTPKRAVAQSQRKAVVASTGNRKEDAKRNRERRRVEMAKQREALANGDERYLPARDKGPVRRFVRDYVDSRFSVAEMFLPLAVIILVLSMVRVPSIQNIALLLWLGVIALIILDSVGLVFRLRKALVQRHPDEPRRGAIAYGLMRTLQMRRLRLPKPQVKRGERP from the coding sequence TTGGGTTTTGTGTTTGGTAGCCGCTCCTCCAAGGAAGAGAAGGCCGCCGCCACCGACAAGGTGAGCGCCGACCTCTCGCAGCCCCGTGACCCGCAGGCCCCGAAGGGCCGCCCTACGCCGAAGCGTGCTGTGGCCCAGTCGCAGCGCAAGGCCGTGGTGGCCTCGACCGGCAATCGCAAGGAGGATGCCAAGCGAAACCGTGAGCGCCGTCGCGTCGAGATGGCCAAGCAGCGCGAGGCGCTGGCCAACGGCGACGAGCGGTACCTGCCCGCCCGTGACAAGGGCCCGGTCCGCCGTTTCGTGCGCGACTACGTGGACTCCCGCTTCTCCGTCGCCGAGATGTTCCTGCCGCTGGCCGTGATCATCCTGGTGCTGAGCATGGTGCGGGTCCCCTCGATCCAGAACATCGCGCTGCTGCTGTGGCTCGGTGTGATCGCGCTGATCATCCTCGACTCCGTCGGCCTCGTCTTCCGCCTCCGCAAGGCGCTCGTGCAGCGCCACCCGGACGAGCCGCGCCGCGGCGCCATCGCCTACGGCCTGATGCGCACCCTCCAGATGCGCCGGCTCCGTCTGCCGAAGCCGCAGGTCAAGCGCGGGGAACGGCCCTGA
- a CDS encoding PspA/IM30 family protein: MSGVMKRMGMIFRAKANKALDRAEDPRETLDYSYQKQLELLQKVRRGVADVATSRKRLELQLNQLQGQSAKLEDQGRKALALGREDLAREALSRRASLQQQVSDLEVQHQTLQGEEEKLTLAAQRLQAKVDAFRTKKETIKATYTAAQAQTRIAESFSGISEEMSDVGVAIQRAEDKTAQLQARAGAIDELLASGALDDQSGLGTKDDIQAELDRLSGGTDVELELQRMKAELAGGPSAQQQAIEGGAPGTTQPSQTPHRFDKQ; the protein is encoded by the coding sequence ATGAGCGGTGTCATGAAGCGTATGGGGATGATCTTCCGCGCGAAGGCGAACAAGGCCCTTGACCGGGCCGAGGACCCGCGCGAGACCCTCGACTACTCGTACCAGAAGCAGCTCGAACTGCTGCAGAAGGTGCGCCGCGGGGTCGCCGACGTGGCGACCTCCCGCAAGCGCCTGGAGCTGCAGCTGAACCAGCTGCAGGGCCAGTCGGCCAAGCTGGAGGACCAGGGCCGCAAGGCCCTCGCCCTCGGCCGCGAGGACCTGGCCCGCGAGGCCCTGTCCCGCCGCGCCTCCCTCCAGCAGCAGGTCAGCGACCTGGAGGTGCAGCACCAGACCCTCCAGGGCGAGGAGGAGAAGCTGACCCTGGCCGCCCAGCGGCTCCAGGCCAAGGTGGACGCCTTCCGGACGAAGAAGGAGACCATCAAGGCCACCTACACCGCGGCCCAGGCCCAGACCCGGATCGCGGAGTCCTTCTCCGGCATCTCCGAGGAGATGAGCGACGTCGGCGTGGCCATCCAGCGCGCCGAGGACAAGACGGCGCAGCTCCAGGCCCGCGCCGGCGCCATCGACGAGCTGCTGGCCTCCGGCGCGCTCGACGACCAGAGCGGCCTCGGCACCAAGGACGACATCCAGGCCGAGCTGGACCGCCTCTCGGGCGGTACGGACGTGGAGCTGGAGCTCCAGCGGATGAAGGCCGAGCTGGCCGGCGGCCCGTCCGCGCAGCAGCAGGCCATCGAGGGCGGCGCCCCGGGCACCACCCAGCCCTCGCAGACCCCCCACCGGTTCGACAAGCAGTAG
- the pspAA gene encoding PspA-associated protein PspAA encodes MIVRIMGEGQLRVADGHFAELNTLDDELLAEMESGDAEGFRRTLGSLLEAVRRLGEPLPDDALEPSELILPGPDAGLDEVREMLGDDGLIPG; translated from the coding sequence ATGATTGTCCGCATCATGGGCGAAGGGCAGCTGCGGGTGGCCGACGGCCACTTCGCCGAGCTCAACACACTGGACGACGAGCTGCTCGCCGAGATGGAGAGCGGCGACGCGGAGGGCTTCCGGCGCACGCTGGGCTCCCTGCTCGAAGCGGTGCGCAGGCTCGGCGAGCCCCTCCCGGACGACGCGCTGGAGCCGTCCGAGCTGATCCTGCCCGGCCCGGACGCCGGGCTGGACGAGGTCAGGGAGATGCTCGGCGACGACGGCCTCATCCCCGGCTGA
- a CDS encoding adenosylcobinamide-GDP ribazoletransferase gives MTDSFDAPPPTPPPDRASLRDGVRFAFGTLTVLPARITRWDRPAARTGMACAPLAGLAVGLLAALPGAALLALGGGPLLAAVVTVAVPAALTRGLHLDGLADTADGLGSAKPAEDALRIMKQSDIGPFGVVTLLIVLLVQVAALADVYADSWTRGALAAVTAAVTARLAMTLAAREGVPAARPGGLGAAVAGVLPRGAAAALAVGTTVLAGVCALPLGLPAALGHALAVPAALGAGELLLRRCVRRFDGVTGDVFGALAEVSAATVLVLLSLG, from the coding sequence ATGACAGATTCGTTCGACGCCCCGCCCCCGACGCCGCCCCCCGACCGCGCCTCGCTGCGCGACGGCGTCCGCTTCGCCTTCGGCACCCTCACCGTGCTGCCCGCCCGCATCACCCGCTGGGACCGGCCCGCCGCCCGGACCGGCATGGCCTGCGCCCCCCTCGCCGGCCTGGCCGTGGGCCTGCTCGCCGCCCTGCCCGGGGCGGCCCTGCTGGCCCTCGGCGGCGGGCCGCTGCTGGCCGCCGTCGTGACCGTCGCCGTGCCGGCCGCGCTCACCCGGGGACTGCACCTCGACGGGCTCGCCGACACCGCGGACGGGCTGGGCAGCGCCAAACCGGCCGAGGACGCCCTGCGCATCATGAAGCAGTCCGACATCGGCCCCTTCGGCGTCGTCACCCTGCTGATCGTCCTGCTGGTGCAGGTGGCCGCCCTGGCCGACGTGTACGCCGACAGCTGGACCCGCGGCGCCCTCGCCGCCGTGACCGCCGCCGTGACCGCCCGCCTCGCCATGACCCTGGCCGCCCGCGAAGGCGTGCCCGCCGCCCGCCCCGGGGGCCTCGGCGCCGCCGTCGCCGGAGTGCTCCCGCGCGGCGCGGCCGCCGCGCTCGCCGTCGGGACCACGGTGCTCGCCGGGGTCTGCGCCCTCCCGCTCGGCCTGCCGGCCGCCCTCGGCCACGCCTTGGCCGTACCGGCCGCCCTCGGCGCCGGCGAACTGCTGCTGCGCCGCTGCGTACGCCGCTTCGACGGCGTCACCGGCGACGTCTTCGGCGCCCTGGCCGAGGTCTCCGCCGCCACGGTCCTGGTCCTCCTGTCCCTGGGCTGA
- a CDS encoding response regulator has translation MDHTPPEPAAAAPITVLLADDQALLRSAFRVLVDSEPDMEVVGEASDGAQAFELARRVRPDVVLMDIRMPGTDGLAATRMISADPELAAVRVVMLTTFEVDEYVAAALRAGASGFLGKGAEPEDLLNAIRVAAAGEALLSPAATKGLIATFLAQGGGGDAPAAGAAHSERLAALTGREREVLVLVAAGLSNDGIAGRLEVSPLTVKTHVNRAMAKLGARDRAQLVVIAYESGLVRPRTD, from the coding sequence GTGGACCACACCCCGCCGGAGCCGGCCGCCGCCGCGCCCATCACCGTCCTCCTCGCCGACGACCAGGCCCTGCTGCGCAGTGCCTTCCGGGTGCTCGTCGACTCCGAGCCCGACATGGAGGTCGTCGGCGAGGCCTCGGACGGGGCGCAGGCCTTCGAGCTCGCCCGGCGGGTGCGGCCCGACGTCGTCCTCATGGACATCCGGATGCCCGGAACCGACGGGCTCGCCGCCACCCGCATGATCAGCGCCGATCCGGAGCTCGCCGCCGTGCGCGTGGTGATGCTGACGACCTTCGAGGTCGACGAGTACGTGGCCGCGGCGCTGCGGGCCGGCGCCTCCGGCTTCCTCGGCAAGGGCGCCGAGCCCGAGGACCTGCTCAACGCCATCCGCGTCGCCGCCGCCGGCGAGGCACTGCTCTCCCCGGCCGCCACCAAGGGGCTCATCGCGACCTTCCTCGCCCAGGGCGGCGGCGGGGACGCCCCCGCCGCCGGCGCCGCGCACTCCGAGCGGCTCGCCGCGCTCACCGGCCGCGAGCGCGAGGTGCTCGTGCTCGTCGCGGCCGGGCTCTCCAACGACGGGATCGCCGGCCGGCTGGAGGTCAGCCCGCTCACCGTCAAGACCCACGTCAACCGGGCCATGGCCAAACTCGGCGCCCGCGACCGCGCCCAACTGGTGGTCATCGCCTACGAATCGGGCCTGGTCCGGCCGCGCACCGACTGA
- a CDS encoding efflux RND transporter permease subunit, which yields MSWLSRFSLAQRALIGLVSLVALLFGAIAIPQLKQQLLPSIELPMVSVLAPYQGASPDVVEKQVVEPIEAMLKGVDGITGITSTASEGNALVMATFDYGDSGTKQLVADVQQAVNRARVRLPAAVEPQVVAGSTDDIPTVILAVTSDKDQQALADQLEGSVVPVLSDIDGVAQVTVDGVQDLQVAITPDNARLAAAGLSGATLAQGLQAGGATVPAGSFDEAGKNRTVRVGNGYTSLAQVEDLRLSPGPGKPAVRLGDVATVKQEAAKAVSITRTNGKPSLALVLTMDKDGSAVAISDAVKDKLPQLRSVLGAGADLTVVSDQGPAVAKSISSLTTEGLLGLVFAVIVILVFLGSLRSTLVTAVSIPLSVVLALIVLWTRDLSLNMLTLGALTIAIGRVVDDSIVVLENIKRHLGYGEEREAAILTAVREVAGAVTSSTLTTVAVFLPIGLVGGMVGELFGSFSLTVTAALLASLIVSLTVVPVLSYWFLRAPAGVTADDAASAAEARREAEEKESRSRLQQFYVRVLGFATRRRLTSVGIAVVVLVATFGMTPLLKTNFFDQGEQDVLTVKQELPPGTSLGASDEASRKVEKVLASVEGVKSYQVTVGSSGFMAAFGGGTGSNQASYQVSLKDSGDADSVKKAIEKGLKGLDGIGDTRLAAGGGFGSQNLSVVVKAGDAATLAKAAEQVRAAVAGLDDVTDVQSDLSQSVPRISVTATPKAAAAGLDQAALGAIVAQAVRGTPAGKAVLDDTERDIVIKSAQPATTLAELQALPVGPAKLGDLAEVKEVPGPVAMTRIDGARAATITAKPVGDNTGAVGTALQTKLKALDLPDGATATVGGVAEDQDDAFASLGLAMLAAIAIVFMLLVATFRSLVQPLILLVSIPFAATGALGLLIVTGTPMGVPAMIGMLMLIGIVVTNAIVLIDLVNQYRTQGMGVVEAVVEGGRHRLRPILMTALATIFALLPMALGVTGSGGFISQPLAVVVIGGLVSSTLLTLLLVPTLYTMVELRKERRRDRKGARRTAVPAPQAAPQDEGEPAKV from the coding sequence ATGTCCTGGCTGTCCCGCTTCAGCCTTGCCCAGAGAGCACTGATCGGCCTCGTGTCGCTCGTCGCGCTCCTCTTCGGCGCCATAGCCATCCCGCAGCTCAAGCAGCAGCTGCTGCCGTCCATCGAACTGCCCATGGTCTCCGTGCTCGCGCCGTACCAGGGCGCCTCGCCCGACGTGGTGGAGAAGCAGGTCGTCGAACCGATCGAGGCCATGCTCAAGGGCGTCGACGGCATCACCGGCATCACCTCCACCGCCAGCGAGGGCAACGCCCTCGTCATGGCCACCTTCGACTACGGCGACAGCGGCACCAAGCAGCTCGTCGCCGACGTCCAGCAGGCCGTCAACCGGGCCCGCGTCCGGCTGCCCGCCGCCGTGGAGCCGCAGGTGGTCGCCGGATCCACCGACGACATCCCGACCGTGATCCTCGCCGTCACCTCGGACAAGGACCAGCAGGCCCTGGCCGACCAGCTGGAGGGCTCGGTCGTCCCGGTCCTCTCCGACATCGACGGCGTCGCCCAGGTCACCGTGGACGGGGTCCAGGACCTCCAGGTCGCCATCACCCCCGACAACGCCAGGCTCGCCGCCGCCGGCCTCAGCGGCGCCACCCTCGCCCAGGGCCTCCAGGCGGGCGGCGCGACCGTCCCCGCCGGCTCCTTCGACGAGGCGGGCAAGAACCGCACCGTCCGCGTGGGCAACGGCTACACCTCCCTCGCCCAGGTGGAGGACCTGCGCCTGAGCCCCGGCCCCGGCAAGCCCGCCGTGCGCCTCGGTGACGTGGCCACGGTCAAGCAGGAGGCCGCCAAGGCCGTCTCGATCACCCGTACCAACGGCAAGCCCAGCCTCGCCCTCGTCCTGACCATGGACAAGGACGGCAGCGCCGTCGCCATCTCGGACGCCGTCAAGGACAAGCTGCCCCAGCTGCGCTCCGTCCTCGGCGCCGGCGCCGACCTGACCGTGGTCAGCGACCAGGGCCCGGCCGTCGCCAAGTCCATCTCCAGCCTCACCACCGAGGGCCTGCTCGGCCTGGTCTTCGCGGTGATCGTGATCCTGGTCTTCCTCGGCTCGCTGCGCTCGACGCTGGTCACCGCGGTCTCCATCCCGCTGTCCGTCGTCCTCGCCCTGATCGTGCTGTGGACCCGCGACCTGTCGCTCAACATGCTGACCCTGGGCGCGCTCACCATCGCCATCGGCCGCGTCGTCGACGACTCGATCGTCGTCCTGGAGAACATCAAGCGCCACCTCGGCTACGGCGAGGAGCGCGAGGCCGCCATCCTCACCGCGGTCCGGGAAGTGGCCGGCGCGGTCACCTCCTCCACGCTCACCACCGTCGCCGTCTTCCTGCCCATCGGCCTCGTCGGCGGCATGGTCGGCGAGCTCTTCGGCTCGTTCTCGCTGACCGTCACCGCGGCCCTGCTGGCCTCGCTGATCGTCTCGCTGACCGTCGTGCCGGTGCTCTCGTACTGGTTCCTGCGCGCCCCCGCGGGCGTCACGGCCGACGACGCCGCGAGCGCCGCCGAGGCCCGCCGCGAGGCCGAGGAGAAGGAGTCGCGCAGCCGACTCCAGCAGTTCTACGTACGCGTCCTGGGCTTCGCCACCCGGCGCCGCCTCACCAGCGTGGGCATCGCGGTGGTCGTCCTCGTCGCCACCTTCGGCATGACGCCGCTGCTCAAGACCAACTTCTTCGACCAAGGCGAGCAGGACGTCCTGACGGTCAAGCAGGAACTGCCCCCGGGCACCTCGCTGGGCGCCTCCGACGAGGCGAGCCGCAAGGTCGAGAAGGTCCTCGCCTCGGTCGAGGGCGTCAAGAGCTACCAGGTCACCGTCGGCTCCTCCGGCTTCATGGCGGCCTTCGGCGGCGGCACGGGCTCCAACCAGGCCTCGTACCAGGTCTCGCTGAAGGACTCCGGCGACGCGGACTCCGTCAAGAAGGCCATCGAGAAGGGCCTCAAGGGGCTCGACGGCATCGGCGACACCCGGCTCGCGGCGGGCGGCGGCTTCGGCAGCCAGAACCTCAGCGTGGTCGTGAAGGCCGGTGACGCCGCCACCCTGGCCAAGGCCGCCGAGCAGGTCCGCGCCGCGGTCGCCGGCCTGGACGACGTCACCGACGTCCAGAGCGACCTGTCCCAGTCCGTGCCCCGGATCTCGGTCACCGCCACCCCCAAGGCCGCCGCGGCGGGCCTGGACCAGGCCGCGCTCGGCGCGATCGTCGCCCAGGCCGTACGGGGCACCCCGGCCGGCAAGGCCGTCCTCGACGACACCGAGCGGGACATCGTCATCAAGTCCGCGCAGCCGGCCACCACCCTGGCCGAACTGCAGGCGCTCCCGGTCGGCCCGGCCAAGCTCGGCGACCTCGCCGAGGTCAAGGAGGTCCCCGGCCCGGTCGCGATGACCCGGATCGACGGCGCCCGCGCCGCCACCATCACCGCGAAGCCGGTGGGCGACAACACCGGCGCCGTCGGCACCGCGCTGCAGACGAAGCTCAAGGCCCTCGACCTGCCGGACGGTGCCACCGCCACCGTCGGCGGCGTCGCCGAGGACCAGGACGACGCCTTCGCCTCGCTGGGCCTGGCCATGCTCGCGGCCATCGCGATCGTGTTCATGCTGCTGGTCGCGACCTTCCGCTCGCTGGTCCAGCCGCTGATCCTGCTCGTCTCGATCCCGTTCGCGGCGACCGGCGCCCTGGGCCTGCTGATCGTCACCGGCACCCCGATGGGCGTCCCGGCCATGATCGGCATGCTGATGCTCATCGGCATCGTCGTGACCAACGCGATCGTCCTGATCGACCTGGTCAACCAGTACCGGACCCAGGGCATGGGCGTCGTCGAGGCGGTCGTCGAGGGCGGCCGGCACCGACTGCGCCCGATCCTGATGACGGCCCTGGCGACGATCTTCGCCCTGCTCCCGATGGCGCTGGGCGTCACCGGCTCGGGCGGCTTCATCTCGCAGCCGCTCGCGGTCGTGGTGATCGGCGGCCTGGTCAGCTCGACCCTGCTGACGCTGCTGCTGGTGCCGACCCTCTACACGATGGTCGAGCTCCGCAAGGAGCGCCGCCGGGACCGGAAGGGGGCCCGCCGCACGGCGGTCCCGGCTCCGCAGGCCGCTCCGCAGGACGAGGGCGAGCCGGCGAAGGTCTGA
- the nadA gene encoding quinolinate synthase NadA → MRVVTTAQPLDVQPTPLALLLLGREADPKSERGVECPGDLPSPSDPNLVARARAAKEKLGDKVFILGHHYQRDEVIEFADVTGDSFKLAKDAAARPDAEYIVFCGVHFMAESADILTSDDQKVVLPDLAAGCSMADMATAEQVAECWDVLTEAGVAGATVPVSYMNSSADIKAFTGKHGGTICTSSNAKKALEWAFEQGEKVLFLPDQHLGRNTAVRDMGMSLDDCVLYNPHKPGGGLTAEQLRDARMILWRGHCSVHGRFSVESVEDVRARIPGVNVLVHPECKHEVVAAADHVGSTEYIIKALEAAPAGSKWAIGTELNLVRRLANRFAAEDKEVVFLDKTVCFCSTMNRIDLPHLVWTLESLAEGNLVNRIQVDKETESFAKLALERMLALP, encoded by the coding sequence GTGCGTGTCGTGACCACCGCCCAGCCCCTGGACGTCCAGCCGACGCCCCTCGCCCTGCTGCTGCTCGGCCGTGAGGCCGACCCCAAGAGCGAGCGCGGGGTGGAGTGTCCGGGCGACCTGCCGTCGCCGTCGGACCCGAACCTCGTGGCGCGCGCCCGCGCGGCCAAGGAGAAGCTCGGGGACAAGGTCTTCATCCTCGGCCACCACTACCAGCGCGACGAGGTCATCGAGTTCGCCGACGTCACCGGTGACTCCTTCAAGCTGGCCAAGGACGCGGCCGCCCGGCCGGACGCCGAGTACATCGTCTTCTGCGGCGTCCACTTCATGGCCGAGTCCGCGGACATCCTGACCTCGGACGACCAGAAGGTGGTCCTCCCGGACCTGGCCGCGGGCTGCTCGATGGCCGACATGGCCACGGCCGAGCAGGTCGCCGAGTGCTGGGACGTGCTGACGGAGGCGGGCGTGGCCGGGGCCACGGTGCCCGTCTCGTACATGAACTCCTCGGCCGACATCAAGGCCTTCACCGGCAAGCACGGCGGCACGATCTGCACGTCCTCGAACGCGAAGAAGGCCCTGGAGTGGGCCTTCGAGCAGGGCGAGAAGGTGCTCTTCCTCCCCGACCAGCACCTCGGCCGCAACACCGCCGTCCGCGACATGGGCATGTCCCTGGACGACTGCGTGCTCTACAACCCGCACAAGCCGGGCGGCGGCCTGACCGCCGAGCAGCTGCGCGACGCCAGGATGATCCTGTGGCGCGGCCACTGCTCCGTCCACGGCCGGTTCTCCGTGGAGTCGGTCGAGGACGTGCGCGCCCGCATACCCGGCGTGAACGTCCTGGTCCACCCGGAGTGCAAGCACGAGGTCGTGGCGGCCGCGGACCACGTCGGCTCGACGGAGTACATCATCAAGGCGCTGGAGGCGGCGCCGGCCGGGTCCAAGTGGGCGATCGGCACCGAGCTGAACCTGGTCCGGCGGCTGGCGAATCGATTCGCCGCCGAGGACAAGGAGGTCGTCTTCCTCGACAAGACGGTCTGCTTCTGCTCGACGATGAACCGCATCGACCTCCCCCACCTGGTGTGGACCCTGGAGTCCCTGGCCGAGGGCAACCTCGTCAACCGGATCCAGGTCGACAAGGAGACCGAGAGCTTCGCGAAGCTCGCGCTGGAGCGGATGCTGGCCCTCCCCTAG
- the erpA gene encoding iron-sulfur cluster insertion protein ErpA, translating to MSVQDDKTTVSDGILLSDAAAEKVRTLLEQEGREDLALRVAVQPGGCSGLRYQLFFDERSLDGDVVKDFDGVKVVTDRMSSPYLHGASIDFVDTIEKQGFTIDNPNATGSCACGDSFS from the coding sequence ATGTCCGTACAGGACGACAAGACCACCGTGAGCGACGGCATCCTCCTGTCCGACGCCGCCGCCGAAAAGGTCAGGACCCTGCTGGAGCAGGAAGGCCGCGAAGACCTGGCGCTGCGCGTCGCCGTCCAGCCCGGCGGCTGCTCCGGCCTGCGCTACCAGCTCTTCTTCGACGAGCGCTCGCTCGACGGCGACGTGGTCAAGGACTTCGACGGGGTGAAGGTCGTCACCGACCGGATGAGCTCCCCGTACCTGCACGGTGCCTCCATCGACTTCGTCGACACCATCGAGAAGCAGGGCTTCACGATCGACAACCCCAACGCCACGGGCTCCTGCGCCTGCGGCGACTCGTTCAGCTAG
- a CDS encoding carbohydrate kinase family protein, with translation MRIAVTGSIATDHLMTFPGRFADQLVADQLHTVSLSFLVDNLDVRRGGVGPNICFGMGQLGTRPVLVGAAGYDFDEYRAWLDRHGVDTESVRISEVLHTARFVCTTDVDHNQIGSFYTGAMSEARLIELKAVADRVGGLDLVLIGADDPEAMLRHTEECRTRGIPFAADFSQQIARMDGDNIRTLMEGATYLFSNEYEKGLIESKSGWTDAEILAKVGTRVTTLGSNGVRIDRAGEAPIVVGCPEENAKVDPTGVGDAFRAGFLTGLGWGVGLERAAQVGCMLATLVIETLGTQEYTLARAHFMERFTKAYGDEAAAEVRSHLA, from the coding sequence GTGCGCATCGCAGTCACCGGCTCCATCGCCACCGACCACCTCATGACCTTCCCCGGCCGTTTCGCCGACCAGCTGGTCGCGGACCAGCTGCACACGGTCTCCCTCTCCTTCCTCGTCGACAACCTCGACGTCCGACGGGGCGGCGTAGGCCCGAACATCTGCTTCGGCATGGGACAGCTGGGCACCCGCCCGGTCCTCGTCGGCGCGGCCGGCTACGACTTCGACGAGTACCGGGCCTGGCTCGACCGGCACGGCGTCGACACCGAGTCCGTCCGGATCTCCGAGGTCCTGCACACCGCGCGCTTCGTCTGCACCACGGACGTCGACCACAACCAGATCGGCTCCTTCTACACGGGCGCGATGAGCGAGGCCCGCCTGATCGAGCTCAAGGCCGTCGCCGACCGCGTGGGCGGGCTCGACCTCGTCCTGATCGGCGCGGACGACCCCGAGGCGATGCTGCGCCACACGGAGGAGTGCCGGACCCGGGGCATCCCGTTCGCCGCCGACTTCTCGCAGCAGATCGCCCGCATGGACGGCGACAACATCCGCACCCTGATGGAGGGCGCGACCTACCTCTTCTCCAACGAGTACGAGAAGGGCCTCATCGAGTCGAAGTCCGGCTGGACCGACGCCGAGATCCTGGCCAAGGTCGGCACCCGCGTCACCACCCTCGGCTCGAACGGCGTGCGCATCGACCGGGCCGGCGAGGCCCCGATCGTGGTCGGCTGCCCCGAGGAGAACGCGAAGGTCGACCCGACGGGCGTCGGCGACGCCTTCCGCGCCGGGTTCCTGACCGGCCTCGGCTGGGGCGTCGGCCTGGAGCGGGCGGCGCAGGTCGGCTGCATGCTGGCCACGCTGGTCATCGAGACCCTCGGCACCCAGGAGTACACGCTGGCCCGGGCCCACTTCATGGAGCGGTTCACCAAGGCGTACGGCGACGAGGCCGCCGCCGAGGTCCGGTCCCACCTGGCCTGA